The genomic DNA TCGATGGCATGGCCGTCGATTTCGACGTCGTCCTGCTCGAAGGCCAGCTCCTCGCGGGCGGCGATACGAATCTGCCAGCGGACGATATCGATACCGGTCACTTCCTCGGAGACGGTGTGTTCGACCTGAATCCGGGTGTTGACCTCCATGAAGTAAAACTGGCCGTCCTCGACGAGGAACTCGACGGTGCCGGCGTTCGTGTAGTCGGTGGCAGCGACCCCCCGACGGGCGGCCGCACCGATTTCCTCCCGGAGGTCGTCCGACAGCGCCGGACTCGGGGCCTCCTCGATGACCTTCTGGTGGCGGCGCTGCAGCGAGCAGTCCCGCTCGCCGAGGTGGCGGACGTTGCCGTGCTCGTCGGCCAGTACCTGAACCTCGATGTGCTTGGGGTCGTCGAGGTATTTTTCGACGTAGACGGAGTCGTTGTCGAAGTAGGCCTCGCCCTCCCGCTTTGCGCTTTCGAGGGCGTCTTCGACCTCCGACTCGCTCCGGACGATTTTCATGCCGCGGCCGCCGCCGCCGCCCTCGGCCTTGATAGCGACCGGGTAGCCGTACTCGTCGCCGAGTGATTTGACCTCCTCGGCTGACTCGACGGGGTCTGTCGTTCCCGGCACGACGGGGACATCGGCCTCCTGCATGACCGTCCGGGCCTTCGTCTTCTCGCCGAGCCGTTCCATCGTATCGCCCGCGGGACCGACCCACGTGATGCCGTCGGCCGACTCGACGCGGCGGGCGAACTCGGCGTTCTCCGCGAGGAAGCCGTATCCCGGATGGATGGCGTCCGCGCCGGCGTCCTTTGCGGCCTCGATAATCGCCTCCTGGTCGAGGTAGGAGTCGCTTGCCGGTGCGGGGCCGATATTGTACGCCTCGTCGGCGTAGTCGACGTGGCCGGCGTCGCGGTCGGCGTCGCTGTAGACGGCGACGGTGTCGACACCCAGTTCCTCGCAGGCGGCCATCACTCGAATCGCGATTTCGCCACGGTTGGCAACGAGTAGCTTGTCGAACATGGGTCAGTAGGATTTCGGGAAGCCGATTTCCTGGCTGAGGTGGTTGTACGCCATCTGCTGTGAGACGGGGGCGAGTCGCGTCAGGTTAATCTCGCGCCACCAGCGCTCGACATCGTACTCGGTCGCATACCCCCAGCCACCGAAGGCCTGCATCGACTGTTTGACAGTCTCGATGCCGGCTTCGACGGCGGTCGCCTTGGCGATGTTCGTCTCGTAGCCACAGTCTTCGCCCTGGTCGTAGAGCCACTCGGCCTTCTGACGCATGAGTTTGGCAGCCTCGAGCCGGGCGTAGGGCTTGGTTATCGGGAACGAGACCGCCTGATGGGTGCCGATGGGGTCGCCGAACACCTCGCGGTCGTTGGCGTAGTCGATAGCGGTGTGGGCCGCGAGCTTGCCGATGCCGACGCCAGCGGCGGCAAAGCCGATGCGCTCGGGATTGAGCATGCTGACCAGCGCCCGCCACCCGTCGCCCTCCTCGCCGAGAAGGTCGGCTTCGGGGACGCGAACGTCTTCGAGGAAGACCTCACAGGACTTGGAGTAGTTCATCGCGTGCTTTTCGATGGGCGAGACCTCGATGCCGGGCGAGTCCATGTCGACGATGAAGAGGCTGATGCCGTCGGTGCCACGGTCGACTTCCGACCGCGGCGTCGTCCGCGTCACCAGAATCATGTTGTCAGCGCGGTCGGAGAAGGTAATCCACGCCTTCTGTCCGTTGAGGACGTACTCGTCGCCGTCCTTTTCGGCAGTCGTGGCGACGTTGAGCGTGTTCGTTCCGGCCTCCGGTTCGGTGATGCCGATGGAGAAGTTCCGGTCGCCGGTCGCGATGTCAGTCAGGTACGTTTCCTTCTGTTGCTCGTCGCCGTGCTGTTTGATACCGACCGCAGCCATGCCGGCGGTCAGGACCAGATACCACGTGCCGGCCATCCCACAGCCCTCGGCACAGAGCGTCTCCATCGCCAAGCCGAGTTCCTGCATTCCCATGCCGGCCCCGCCGTACTCCTCGGGAACGGCGAGTCCGTGGAAGCCGGCCTCACCGAGTTCGTCCCAGAAGTCCTCGGCGAACGCCTCGTTTTCCTCCTTCTGCCGCCAGTATTCCGGCCCGAACTGCTCGGCGATTTCGGTCGCAGTCGACGCTATCATCGAGTGTTCGGGGCTGGTCTCGAATGTCATACGTTGCTCCTACTGTATATGCTTGGCCGACAGCATTAGTAGTTTACCCTCGGAAAAGGGAGCCGGTGTCAGACGGCTACCGACTGAATTCGTACCCGCTGTCGCGGTCCCACGTCGCGGCCGGGTCGGTCCGTCTGAGCGGCGCTTTCCGGACCTTCCCGGTCGGGTCGCGGGGCAGTTCCGCACGGAGCTCGACGTACCGGGGAACCTTCACGTACGGCAGCGACCCCCGGCAGTGCCGATACACGTCAACCGGGTCAAGGGAAGCGTCGGCGTCAGGGACGACGACGGCTTTGATTTCCTCCGTGCCGGTAACGTCCTCGACGCCGACGACAGCCGACTCAGCAACGCCCGGGACGGCGTCGATGACGCTTTCTATCTCCAGCGAGGAGATACGGCCGGCAACCCGCCCGCGGTATATCGAGTTGTCCTCGTTGGCGACAAAATGCAGATAGCCGTCTTCGTCCATGTAGCCGATGTCACCCGTGTGTATCCACTGGTTCCGGCAGTCTTCGATTGTTGCCTCGGGGTCGCCGCGGTAGCCCTGCATCATCGTGTTCGGCCGCGTCGGCCGGATGACGATTTCGCCCGCTTCGCCGGCATCGACCGGCCAGTCGTTGTCGTCGACGACCGCCACCTCGGCGTGGGAGACCGGACGCCCGGCACTGCCGACCGTGCGGTCGTCGGCGGTGTTGTACGTCGCCAGCGTCGCCGTCTGGGTCACGCCGTACCCTTCGAGGACGGTGATGTCGAAGCGCTCCTCGAAGTTCTCGATGAGCGCCTCATCGGTTCCAAAGCCGAACCCGTGCCCGATGGCCGTCTCGACTGCGTTGTCCGCTCCGTCAGCGTCGTCATCCTGATTGTACAGTACCGACAGCATCCGCCCCAGATACAGCACCACGGAGGCGTCATAGCGGTCGACCTGCGACCAGAAGACATCGGGGTCAAAGGGGTCTTCAAAAGCGAAGGCGGCGTCGGTCACAAGCGAGCCGACAACGCCGATATGGAAGGCAAAAATGCTGTACAGCGGCAGCGTTGTGAAGATGCGGTCCTTGCCGGAGAAATCAAAGAGGTGCTGGCTGGCTTCCCAGCCGGTGTTGAGATACGAGTACTGTGGAAGCTCGATACCCTTCGGCTGCTCGGTGGCGTGTCGCTGAACGAACGTTACAGAGAGCGTATCGGCTTCGGAGACAGCAACGTCAGGGGGCGTCTCGTCGCCGTCAAGCAGCGGCGCGAACGGTCGGTAGGGACCACCGTCCTGCTGTGGGCCGACGAAGTACTCCGTCGGCAGCCCGGAGACGTCTTCGCGGACGGCTTCGTACTGCTCGCGGGTGTCGGTGTCGACAAACACCGCCTCCGCGTCGGCCGTCTCCAGCACCGTGGCAAGCGTTTCCCCGGTAAACCGGGTGTCCACCGGCGCGACAACGGCTCCGAGCTTTGCGAGCGCGAAGTAGAGGTAGATGTACTCCATCGAGTTGTACAGGAACAGACAGACGGTGTCGCCCGTCCCGATGCCGTTTGCCTGCAGACGGCCGGCGATGGCGTTGGCCATCCGGTTGACCTCGCCGTAGCTCGCGCGGGCGTCCTTGTACTGGACAAACGGGGCAGCGCCGTCGCGGTCGGCGCGGCGTTCGAGCGCTTCGCCGACGGTCCGGACCGAATCACGCGGCAGTGACATCTCAGGCACCTCCCTCGGTGGTATCGTTCTGCCCTGCGGCCGCGAGTTCGTCGGCGGCGGCTGAAAGTGCCGCCGTGATGTCGGATTCGGGCGGTATTCCGAAGTCGTGGGAGTACCCGAACACGCCGAGGCCGTGGGTGTACCCGCTCGGGCCCTCAAAGGCCACCCCGACAGACCGGACGCCGAGGGCGGCCTCGCCGTCGGCCACGGCGAAGCCCCGCTTGCGAGCCGTCTCAATGTCTTCACGAAGGGAATCCAGGTCAGTGTGGGTTCGTTCAGTGTGGCCCGGTAGCCCGTGGAAGTCGACGATGTCCTCGATATACTCGTCCGACAGGGCCGCGAGTATCGCTTTCCCCGGCGCGTGGGTATGGAGGTACGAGCGCTTGCCGACGCGACCGTAGATGCGTCGTGTCCCCGGCGGTATCGCGCTCTCAACGAAGATGCCGCGACCGTGTTCTTCGACGACCCACCACGTTGGCTGACCGACGGTTTCGGCGACGGAACCGATGACCTCGGCGACAGCCGGCCGCAGCCGAAGGCTACTCTGGGCGGCCATCCCCTCGGTCAGAAACCGGAGGCCGAGCCGGTAGCTGCCGTCACGCTCGACGACGTACCCCATCCCGCGCAGCGTCGAGAGATAGTTATGGACGGTGCTTTTGGCTAGCCCGAGCCTGTCTGCCAGTTCGTCAATGTCGACCCCGTCGTAGTCACGGAGAATATCGATAATTCTGAACGCCGTACGGACCGACTTGACCTCCCGGGACGACGTATCGGGAATCATACCATGGCATTTCGGCGGCTATCGTATATATGTATCCCATATCGTGCCATTTTGGGTCGCCAATGCCGGTTGAATCGCCATTTCTATTCACACATCGTGAATACAGAGACAGCAGTAGCGAAGCGCCTCTAGACAAAAGGTGAATTTTTGCTACAAAGGGCGTCCGATAGCCTTCTATAACATAGTTATGTTTGTTATTGAATCCGTTCACTGCAGCCACAGGACAGCGGCAGCCGTCGAACAGCACAAGATACTAACCACCACCGGACGGATAGGTCAGGTATGAGCGAGCCAGAAAAGAAATCGTCGGAAGCCGAACGTGAGTCCTCACGGGGGCGACGAAGCAAGGTCGCCCGCCTGCTTGATGACTACGACATGGCCGGCGTCGGGGCTGAACTGGAGCGGCAGTGGACCGCCGATGAAGACCGAATGAGCCTCCGAGACCTGGCGTCGTATTTTAACCGCCAGCTCCTCCAACAGCGGCTCGAGGCGGCGAACGTCCGGCCCGTCGATGGAGAAGTGGCGAACATCTATCGAATACTGACTGACGACGACGACGTTGCCGAGGCCGACAAGACCCGCGTGCGCCGGCGGCTCGAACGGGACGGCATCGATGTGGAAACGCTGGAGAACGATTTCGTCACGTATCAGGCAATCCGGACATACTTAAAGAGCTATCGAGGGGCCGAGTACAGCCCCGACGAGACCGACCCCATCGAACGGGAGATAACCAACCTCCAGAAGCTCCGCGGGCGGGTCGACGCAGCCACCACCGGCAAACTCGAACAACTGGGGCGGAGTGGGGACCTCGATATCGGAGCGTTCAGAACGCTCGTCGATATCCGTGTCGTCTGTGAGGACTGTGGAACCCAATACGAGGCTGTCGAACTGCTCGAACGTGGCGGCTGTGACTGCGCTCAGTGACCAGTATTTATATACGAGGTCCGAGTATCGGTAGGTATGAGTTCCGAGCAACGGGCCACAGGCGCGGAGATTTCGGTCCGGAACATCGGCGGTATCGACGAGACGACGGTCGCGTTCGAGCCTGGCGTGACCGTCCTCGCCGGGGAGAACGCGACAAACAGGACCTCGCTGCTGCAGTCGTTGATGGCTGTCCTCGGTAGCGACGACGTGTCGATGAAAGCCGACGCCGACAAAGCGTCCGTCGAACTGCGAGTTGACGGCGAGACCTACACCCGGACGCTCACGCGACAGGGGTCGACAATCGCTACCGGCGGCGACCCCTACCTTGCGGATTCGACACTTGCCGACCTGTTTGCGTTCCTCCTGGAATCGAACGAAGCGCGTCGGCGGGTCGCCACGGAGGGTGACCTCAGGGAACTCATCATGCGGCCGGTCGACACCGAGGAGATACAGCGTGAAATCGACCGACTCTCCGAGCGACGGAACGAAATCGACGATGAGCTGTCGACGCTCGATTCCCTGAAAGACCGGCTCCCATCGTTGGAGGAACGCCGCACGCAGCTCCGCGGGGAGATAGAGGAGACGGAGGCGGAGCTGGCAGACGTCGAGGCGCGACTCGACGAGCGAGACGCGGATATCGAACAGACACGCGAAGAGAAGGCTGAACTCGAAGAGCGGCTCACGGAGCTCCGGACCAAGCGCTCGGAACTCGAAGACGTTCGGTACGACCTCGAAACCGAGCGGGAAAGTCTCGAATCGCTACAGACACAGCGCCGCGAGGTCGAGTCGGAGCTGGAGTCCCTTCCGGAGACGCCGGTCGGCGAAATCGACGACCTCGAAGCCCGTATCAGCAGCCGCCGCGAGCGAAAGGCCACCCTCGAATCAGCGGTAAACGAGATACAGAGCGCGGTCCGGTTCAACCAGGAGATGCTGGAAGGCGACGAAGCGGCGGTTTCGCTGCCCGCCGAAGACGACGGCGACCTCACAGACGAACTACTGCCGTCCGAGACAGTCACCTGCTGGACCTGCGGCAGCGAGGTGCCACAGGACCGCATCGAGGAGACGGTCGGCCGGCTCAGAGAGCTCAGCCAGTCGAAGCTCGGCGACATCGACGACATCGAGTCGGAGATAACGGAGCTT from Natronomonas pharaonis DSM 2160 includes the following:
- a CDS encoding acetyl-CoA carboxylase biotin carboxylase subunit, coding for MFDKLLVANRGEIAIRVMAACEELGVDTVAVYSDADRDAGHVDYADEAYNIGPAPASDSYLDQEAIIEAAKDAGADAIHPGYGFLAENAEFARRVESADGITWVGPAGDTMERLGEKTKARTVMQEADVPVVPGTTDPVESAEEVKSLGDEYGYPVAIKAEGGGGGRGMKIVRSESEVEDALESAKREGEAYFDNDSVYVEKYLDDPKHIEVQVLADEHGNVRHLGERDCSLQRRHQKVIEEAPSPALSDDLREEIGAAARRGVAATDYTNAGTVEFLVEDGQFYFMEVNTRIQVEHTVSEEVTGIDIVRWQIRIAAREELAFEQDDVEIDGHAIEYRINAENPAEEFAPAPGHLETYNPPSSIGVRLDHAVSQGDTVSGDYDSMIAKLIVAAEDREQCFERSKRALRHFDVSGVGTTIPFHRLMLEDDAFVDGSHTTKYLDEELAPEALADAVDRWGGDGPAAGGSDTSTHELAVEVDGKRIDVVVEDGLPEAPAGGSGSSSGGSGGGQVAAGAVTAEMQGTVLSVEVSEGDEVSEGDVVCVLEAMKMENDVVASAGGTVSEVPVSEGDSVDMGDTLLVLE
- a CDS encoding acyl-CoA dehydrogenase family protein produces the protein MTFETSPEHSMIASTATEIAEQFGPEYWRQKEENEAFAEDFWDELGEAGFHGLAVPEEYGGAGMGMQELGLAMETLCAEGCGMAGTWYLVLTAGMAAVGIKQHGDEQQKETYLTDIATGDRNFSIGITEPEAGTNTLNVATTAEKDGDEYVLNGQKAWITFSDRADNMILVTRTTPRSEVDRGTDGISLFIVDMDSPGIEVSPIEKHAMNYSKSCEVFLEDVRVPEADLLGEEGDGWRALVSMLNPERIGFAAAGVGIGKLAAHTAIDYANDREVFGDPIGTHQAVSFPITKPYARLEAAKLMRQKAEWLYDQGEDCGYETNIAKATAVEAGIETVKQSMQAFGGWGYATEYDVERWWREINLTRLAPVSQQMAYNHLSQEIGFPKSY
- a CDS encoding AMP-binding protein; translation: MSLPRDSVRTVGEALERRADRDGAAPFVQYKDARASYGEVNRMANAIAGRLQANGIGTGDTVCLFLYNSMEYIYLYFALAKLGAVVAPVDTRFTGETLATVLETADAEAVFVDTDTREQYEAVREDVSGLPTEYFVGPQQDGGPYRPFAPLLDGDETPPDVAVSEADTLSVTFVQRHATEQPKGIELPQYSYLNTGWEASQHLFDFSGKDRIFTTLPLYSIFAFHIGVVGSLVTDAAFAFEDPFDPDVFWSQVDRYDASVVLYLGRMLSVLYNQDDDADGADNAVETAIGHGFGFGTDEALIENFEERFDITVLEGYGVTQTATLATYNTADDRTVGSAGRPVSHAEVAVVDDNDWPVDAGEAGEIVIRPTRPNTMMQGYRGDPEATIEDCRNQWIHTGDIGYMDEDGYLHFVANEDNSIYRGRVAGRISSLEIESVIDAVPGVAESAVVGVEDVTGTEEIKAVVVPDADASLDPVDVYRHCRGSLPYVKVPRYVELRAELPRDPTGKVRKAPLRRTDPAATWDRDSGYEFSR
- a CDS encoding IclR family transcriptional regulator: MIPDTSSREVKSVRTAFRIIDILRDYDGVDIDELADRLGLAKSTVHNYLSTLRGMGYVVERDGSYRLGLRFLTEGMAAQSSLRLRPAVAEVIGSVAETVGQPTWWVVEEHGRGIFVESAIPPGTRRIYGRVGKRSYLHTHAPGKAILAALSDEYIEDIVDFHGLPGHTERTHTDLDSLREDIETARKRGFAVADGEAALGVRSVGVAFEGPSGYTHGLGVFGYSHDFGIPPESDITAALSAAADELAAAGQNDTTEGGA
- the rdfA gene encoding rod-determining factor RdfA produces the protein MSEPEKKSSEAERESSRGRRSKVARLLDDYDMAGVGAELERQWTADEDRMSLRDLASYFNRQLLQQRLEAANVRPVDGEVANIYRILTDDDDVAEADKTRVRRRLERDGIDVETLENDFVTYQAIRTYLKSYRGAEYSPDETDPIEREITNLQKLRGRVDAATTGKLEQLGRSGDLDIGAFRTLVDIRVVCEDCGTQYEAVELLERGGCDCAQ
- a CDS encoding archaea-specific SMC-related protein; protein product: MSSEQRATGAEISVRNIGGIDETTVAFEPGVTVLAGENATNRTSLLQSLMAVLGSDDVSMKADADKASVELRVDGETYTRTLTRQGSTIATGGDPYLADSTLADLFAFLLESNEARRRVATEGDLRELIMRPVDTEEIQREIDRLSERRNEIDDELSTLDSLKDRLPSLEERRTQLRGEIEETEAELADVEARLDERDADIEQTREEKAELEERLTELRTKRSELEDVRYDLETERESLESLQTQRREVESELESLPETPVGEIDDLEARISSRRERKATLESAVNEIQSAVRFNQEMLEGDEAAVSLPAEDDGDLTDELLPSETVTCWTCGSEVPQDRIEETVGRLRELSQSKLGDIDDIESEITELQQEVEDLRETQRRRETLQRQLSDHKADIERSETAIDRLTDRREALRSEISELEEEISELESDSYEEILDIHREANQLEYELGRLEGDLESIEDEIADIESRLDEESTLQEERDAVEAKLQELRTKIHRIEREAIDAFNEHMETVLGILGYENIERIWIERLEREVRKGRRTESEATFELHIVRQTDGGATYEDTIDHLSESEREVTGLIFALAGYLTHEVYETVPFMLLDSLEAIDSERIAALVEYIAGHSDYLVVALLPEDAAALPETYPRVTDI